The DNA sequence ATGAATGATATGTCATGACGGATGCTTCATGCATGTTTGACCAAAATGATGTAGATTTTCATTTCGCTCattcaaatatgaaaatgaccGTGACATGAATCATTCACCTTGTTTCCACTGGCAGTCTTGGGCTCCATTTCACTGCTAGTGTAGTGTGATGTCTCACAATGGGACGATGGATATCTGGACGACTGCGACCGTGGAGGCGTCGGTCAGCTCGACTCCAGTCAGCTGACCCTGTGCTCCGTGCAGGAAGCGGTGGCcggtgtggtggtggtgacatgCAAGGAGGCGCTGCAGCATCACGGCATCTCCCTGAGCATGGAGGGGCAGGTCAACCTGCAGCTGAGCTCCAAGAGCGTCGGCGTCTTCGAGGCCTTCTACAACTCCGTCAAGGTGAGCGCCGACCAGCACGCCTCCCGAAAACAGACCTTAGAACGAGAATTTCTGCAGCCCATCCAGCTCCTCAGCTGCAACATCGAGGTGGCCAAGGCGGGCAAGATCCCGGCTGGAAAGACTGAGATCCCGTTTGAGTTTCCCCTTCACTCCAAAGGCAACAAAGTCCTCTACGAGACCTACCACGGGGTTTTTGTCAACATCCAGGTGAGGCCTCAGTCACGCGTCTGCGGCTGTAGTTACACTTGAATGCGAGTCATTTTGAAACCAGTCCCTGGTTGCGTTCAGTACACGCTCCGCTGCGACATGAAGCGCTCACTGCTGGCCAAAGACCTGAGCAGGAACTGTGAGTTCATCATCCACTGTCAGGTACGTTTGGCAGCTCCTCTTGTTTTGGTGGGATTTTAAGATCCCAAACTCCTTTCACAGCCGCAGAAATCCAAAATAGTGGCCACGCCCGTCAACTTCACCATCACCCCCGACACCCTGCAGAACATCcgtgaggtgaggtgaggtgctCCTCAGACGGTAACCCAGGTTTCACCAACGGTTCCTCCCCCCTGCCCCACCACAGAGAGCGGCACTGCCCAAGTTTCTCATTCGAGGGTGTTTGGACGCCACCACCTGCGTGATCAGCCGCCCGCTGACTGGCGAGGTGGTGGTGGAGACCTCCGACGTGCCCATCAAGAGCATCGAGCTGCAGCTGGTGCGAGTGGAGACCTGCGGTGAGTGT is a window from the Synchiropus splendidus isolate RoL2022-P1 chromosome 17, RoL_Sspl_1.0, whole genome shotgun sequence genome containing:
- the vps26c gene encoding vacuolar protein sorting-associated protein 26C, with product MSVALDIRLKRANKVYHEGEAVAGVVVVTCKEALQHHGISLSMEGQVNLQLSSKSVGVFEAFYNSVKPIQLLSCNIEVAKAGKIPAGKTEIPFEFPLHSKGNKVLYETYHGVFVNIQYTLRCDMKRSLLAKDLSRNCEFIIHCQPQKSKIVATPVNFTITPDTLQNIRERAALPKFLIRGCLDATTCVISRPLTGEVVVETSDVPIKSIELQLVRVETCGCAEGYARDATEIQNIQIAEGDVCRGLPIPIYMVFPRLFTCPTLETTNFKVEFEVNVVIVLHDDHLITENFPLKLCRV